Proteins from a single region of Pithys albifrons albifrons isolate INPA30051 chromosome 10, PitAlb_v1, whole genome shotgun sequence:
- the CRIP2 gene encoding cysteine-rich protein 2, which produces MASKCPKCDKTVYFAEKVSSLGKDWHKFCLKCERCNKTLTPGGHAEHDGKPFCHKPCYATLFGPKGVNIGGAGSYIYDKPQIEGQTAPGPIEHPVKVEERKVNAAPPKGPSKASSVTTFTGEPNMCPRCGKRVYFAEKVTSLGKDWHRPCLRCERCSKTLTPGGHAEHDGQPYCHKPCYGILFGPKGVNTGAVGSYIYDKDPEAKNQP; this is translated from the exons ATGGCATCCAAGTGCCCCAAGTGCGACAAGACCGTGTACTTCG CTGAGAAGGTGTCCTCCCTGGGCAAGGACTGGCACAAGTTCTGCCTGAAGTGTGAGCGCTGCAACAAGACCCTGACCCCGGGTGGGCACGCTGAG CACGATGGGAAGCCCTTCTGCCACAAGCCCTGTTATGCTACACTGTTTGGCCCCAAAG gggTGAACATCGGCGGTGCTGGATCATACATCTATGACAAGCCGCAGATCGAGGGGCAGACTGCTCCAGGACCCATCGAGCACCCAGTGAAGGTGGAGGAGAGGAAGGTGAATGCCGCACCTCCCAAGGGACCCAGCAAAg CCTCCAGTGTCACCACCTTCACTGGGGAGCCCAACATGTGCCCTCGCTGTGGCAAGAGAGTCTACTTTG ctGAGAAGGTGACTTCACTGGGGAAGGACTGGCACCGTCCCTGCCTACGCTGTGAGCGCTGCAGCAAGACACTGACCCCAGGGGGCCATGCTGAG CATGATGGACAGCCATACTGCCACAAGCCCTGCTATGGGATCCTCTTTGGGCCAAAGG GTGTCAACACTGGAGCTGTGGGAAGCTACATCTACGACAAAGACCCTGAGGCAAAGAACCAGCCCTAG
- the CRIP1 gene encoding cysteine-rich protein 1 produces the protein MPKCPRCQKEVYFAEKVTSLGKDWHRPCLRCEKCNKTLTSGGHAEHDGKPYCNHPCYAALFGPKGFGRGGAESHTFK, from the exons ATGCCTAAGTGTCCCCGCTGCCAGAAGGAGGTCTACTTCG CCGAGAAGGTGACTTCTCTGGGGAAGGACTGGCACCGGCCCTGCTTGAGATGTGAGAAGTGTAACAAGACCCTGACCTCTGGAGGCCATGCAGAG CACGATGGCAAGCCATACTGCAACCACCCCTGCTATGCCGCCTTGTTTGGGCCCAAAG GGTTCGGCCGGGGCGGAGCTGAGAGCCACACGTTCAAGTAA